The following are from one region of the Fusobacterium perfoetens genome:
- a CDS encoding peptidylprolyl isomerase, translating into MAIRKFRQRMKVITLVITIAFAVSSAALYVMNQMSYTTTKNYAFKINGNKVKLEDVMRSKSMLANNFRNEIDEDIIGVLALNQVVENELAQELADSLKIKISSKDINNEYQNIESNFKDKEQFKRMLTAQGYTKASLKKELEKSMRSIKAREVIGSQVTVTDEEIGKYYEENKFYLFQGLPLEDVKERVKQYLIQEKANDLYQQELEKLKDKMVLSDVNQEFDKYMEKVQVEKDGVEFTNVDYSKIYITFISNGLEKEAAKEETDKFIESQVKMVKAAEDNGIEIAKDLPVSLKVKEAYEKLYSKLESQVVVNDEELNKFFEANRMRYDIYPSADAYIAYVKLNPSDADKKIANEKAKEILKTVNKDNFASIAKEKSECPSAANGGELGWFTKEDMVAEFSDAAFKGKAGEIYPEVVDTVFGSHIIFVQEKNEDDKTVRASHILVKSNVSPETIAERVKLEEEQALKLSNGEIKFENLPKDRYVDSSLFTKITEQGYIPGIGYKEELAEEIYKAPLNKVVVKNIGKDIYVFQKIKEVQSKKMTLDEVKEQVTKDYKAQKTMEEIQNLLK; encoded by the coding sequence ATGGCTATTAGAAAATTTAGACAAAGAATGAAAGTTATTACCTTAGTGATTACGATAGCTTTTGCTGTGTCATCAGCAGCTCTATATGTTATGAATCAAATGAGCTACACAACTACTAAAAATTACGCTTTTAAAATTAACGGAAATAAAGTTAAATTAGAAGATGTAATGAGAAGTAAAAGTATGTTGGCTAATAACTTTAGAAATGAAATAGATGAAGATATTATAGGAGTGTTAGCTCTAAATCAAGTAGTTGAAAATGAACTAGCTCAAGAATTAGCAGATAGTTTAAAAATAAAAATTTCATCTAAAGATATCAATAATGAGTATCAAAATATTGAATCTAATTTTAAAGACAAAGAGCAATTTAAAAGAATGCTTACAGCTCAAGGATATACAAAAGCTTCTTTGAAAAAAGAATTAGAGAAAAGTATGAGAAGTATCAAAGCTAGAGAAGTTATTGGATCTCAAGTAACAGTTACTGATGAAGAAATTGGAAAATACTATGAAGAAAATAAATTCTATCTTTTCCAAGGTTTACCATTAGAAGATGTAAAAGAAAGAGTTAAACAATATTTAATTCAAGAAAAAGCAAACGATTTATATCAACAAGAGCTAGAAAAATTAAAAGACAAAATGGTGCTTTCTGATGTAAATCAAGAGTTTGATAAATATATGGAAAAAGTACAAGTTGAAAAAGATGGAGTAGAATTTACAAATGTAGATTACAGTAAAATCTATATTACTTTTATAAGTAATGGACTAGAAAAAGAAGCTGCTAAAGAAGAAACAGATAAATTTATAGAAAGTCAAGTAAAAATGGTTAAAGCAGCGGAAGATAATGGAATTGAAATAGCAAAAGATTTACCAGTATCATTAAAAGTAAAAGAAGCTTATGAAAAATTATACTCTAAATTAGAAAGTCAAGTTGTAGTTAATGATGAAGAATTAAACAAATTCTTTGAAGCAAATAGAATGAGATATGATATTTATCCTTCAGCTGATGCTTATATCGCTTATGTAAAACTTAATCCTTCAGATGCTGATAAAAAAATAGCAAATGAAAAAGCAAAAGAGATATTAAAAACAGTTAATAAAGATAATTTTGCAAGTATTGCTAAAGAAAAATCAGAATGTCCAAGTGCAGCAAATGGTGGAGAATTAGGTTGGTTTACAAAAGAGGATATGGTAGCAGAATTTTCTGATGCAGCTTTCAAAGGAAAAGCTGGAGAAATTTATCCTGAAGTTGTAGATACAGTCTTTGGATCACATATCATTTTTGTACAAGAAAAAAATGAAGATGACAAAACAGTTAGAGCAAGTCATATATTAGTAAAATCTAATGTATCTCCTGAAACTATAGCAGAGAGAGTAAAATTAGAAGAGGAACAAGCTTTAAAACTTTCAAATGGAGAAATAAAATTTGAAAATTTACCAAAAGACAGATATGTTGACAGCAGTTTATTTACAAAAATAACTGAGCAAGGATATATTCCAGGAATTGGTTATAAAGAAGAATTAGCCGAAGAAATATATAAAGCTCCATTAAATAAAGTAGTTGTAAAAAATATTGGAAAAGATATATATGTATTCCAAAAAATAAAAGAAGTTCAAAGTAAAAAAATGACTTTAGATGAAGTTAAAGAGCAAGTAACAAAAGATTATAAAGCTCAAAAAACAATGGAAGAAATTCAAAATCTATTAAAGTAA